The proteins below come from a single Elgaria multicarinata webbii isolate HBS135686 ecotype San Diego chromosome 11, rElgMul1.1.pri, whole genome shotgun sequence genomic window:
- the LOC134406578 gene encoding keratin, type I cytoskeletal 15-like: MTSAYYQNSSSSYGGGLGVGGGGRISASSARLVSSGGGLGGYGCGMGSGLGGGYGTALVSGGGGGFGSCFGGGVGGGFSGGAGGNFGSYFDFAAGGGDGGLLGGNEKTTMQNLNDRLASYLDKVQALEEANSDLEIKIRDWYQKQAPTSPERDYSHYFKTIEDLRDKIRGTTIDNSRVILEIDNARLAADDFRLKYENELLLYQSAEADINGLRRALEELTLSSSDLQREIESLEDELTDLNKNHEELMKEFSTQLTGQVNVEMDAAPGVDLTKVLTDMREQYEQLADKNRRDAEARFLTQTEELNREVATHTEQIQTSKSEISELRRTVQDLEIELQSQLSMKAGLESNLAETEGRYCAQLAQIQNLISGVEEQLAELRADMERQNHEYKMLMDIKTRLEQEIATYRNLLEGQDSK, from the exons ATGACTTCAGCCTATTACCAGAATTCCTCTTCTTCTTATGGTGGTGGCTTGGGTGTTGGGGGTGGCGGCCGTATCTCTGCCTCTTCTGCTAGGTTAGTATCTTCTGGAGGAGGACTCGGAGGTTATGGATGTGGGATGGGAAGTGGCTTAGGAGGCGGCTACGGCACGGCATTGGTTTCTGGTGGAGGTGGCGGCTTTGGTAGTTGCTTCGGTGGTGGCGTTGGAGGAGGCTTCagtggtggtgctggaggaaactTTGGGAGTTATTTCGACTTTGCGGCTGGGGGCGGTGATGGAGGCCTTCTTGGTGGAAATGAGAAGACTACCATGCAAAATCTCAATGACCGTCTAGCGAGCTACCTGGATAAGGTGCAAGCCTTGGAGGAGGCAAATTCTGACCTGGAGATCAAGATCCGGGACTGGTACCAGAAGCAGGCTCCTACCTCCCCAGAAAGGGACTACAGCCattattttaaaaccattgaGGACCTCCGTGACAAG ATTCGTGGCACGACCATTGACAATTCGAGGGTCATATTGGAGATTGACAATGCGAGACTAGCTGCTGATGACTTCAGGCTGAA ATATGAGAATGAGCTCCTCCTCTACCAGAGTGCTGAGGCCGACATCAATGGTCTGCGCAGAGCCCTGGAAGAACTTACCCTGTCTTCATCTGACCTGCAGAGGGAGATTGAATCTCTGGAAGACGAGCTGACCGACCTCAACAAGAACCACGAGGAG TTAATGAAAGAGTTCAGTACGCAGCTGACCGGACAGGTCAATGTCGAGATGGACGCCGCGCCTGGAGTTGACCTCACCAAAGTTTTGACTGACATGAGAGAACAATACGAACAACTGGCTGACAAGAATCGCAGAGATGCTGAAGCCCGGTTCCTTACCCAG ACTGAAGAATTGAACCGCGAAGTTGCCACCCACACCGAACAGATACAGACCAGCAAGAGCGAGATTTCAGAACTGAGGCGCACAGTACAGGATTTGGAGATTGAGTTGCAGTCACAGCTTAGCATG aAAGCTGGCTTGGAATCCAACTTGGCAGAGACAGAAGGACGTTATTGTGCTCAGCTGGCTCAAATCCAGAACTTGATCTCTGGCGTGGAAGAGCAGTTGGCCGAGCTGAGGGCCGACATGGAGCGCCAGAACCATGAATACAAGATGCTCATGGACATCAAGACACGCTTGGAACAGGAAATCGCCACCTACCGCAACCTGTTGGAGGGTCAGGACTCAAAGTAA